In Hamadaea flava, a genomic segment contains:
- a CDS encoding TIGR03086 family metal-binding protein, with protein sequence MAINTLQELHSRAMRACGGAVAQATPAELGRPTPCAGWTLADLLAHMTVQDSGFAGAARGAVTTVADWRPVYHGDEAIARYAEAAADVEQALAEVGVLERAFVIPEFTTGQPIKGPSAVRAHLIDAVVHGWDVARTLGVGYELDDEVLAESLAIAESIPDGDNRGTFFSRAVAVDPQAAPLDRIVAHLGRSPVWPD encoded by the coding sequence ATGGCGATCAACACGCTCCAGGAACTGCACAGCCGGGCCATGCGTGCGTGCGGGGGCGCCGTCGCGCAGGCGACGCCGGCCGAGCTGGGCCGCCCGACGCCCTGTGCGGGCTGGACGCTGGCCGATCTGCTCGCACACATGACCGTGCAGGACAGCGGCTTCGCCGGGGCGGCGCGGGGCGCGGTGACCACCGTGGCCGACTGGCGCCCGGTGTACCACGGTGACGAGGCGATCGCCCGCTACGCCGAGGCCGCTGCCGACGTCGAGCAGGCATTAGCCGAAGTCGGCGTGCTCGAGCGCGCCTTCGTGATCCCCGAGTTCACCACGGGCCAGCCCATCAAGGGACCCAGCGCCGTCCGGGCCCACCTGATCGACGCCGTCGTGCACGGCTGGGACGTCGCGCGTACCTTGGGCGTGGGGTATGAGCTGGACGACGAGGTGCTCGCCGAGTCGCTGGCGATCGCAGAGTCCATTCCGGACGGAGACAACCGCGGCACCTTCTTCAGCCGCGCGGTGGCCGTCGATCCGCAGGCCGCGCCGCTCGACCGGATCGTGGCGCACCTCGGCCGGTCACCGGTCTGGCCCGACTGA
- a CDS encoding AAA family ATPase: protein MADLLLMVNGLPGSGKTTLATGLGAALGVPVISKDVVKDGLRALFPAVPARALGAAAMEAAYQLAAGLPGTIILESWWFRPRDLEFARAGLRGTPVVELWCEVPVEIARQRYANRDRPPHYQDDQRLADSWPEWAKRAEPLALGPVLRVDTSTDVDFAGLRGRIESVGPDR from the coding sequence GTGGCTGACCTCCTGCTGATGGTGAACGGCTTGCCGGGCTCGGGCAAGACGACGCTGGCGACCGGACTGGGCGCTGCGCTGGGCGTACCCGTGATCTCGAAGGACGTCGTGAAGGACGGCCTGCGGGCGCTCTTCCCGGCCGTGCCGGCGCGGGCCTTGGGCGCGGCCGCGATGGAGGCCGCCTACCAGCTGGCCGCGGGCCTGCCCGGGACGATCATCCTCGAATCGTGGTGGTTCCGGCCGCGCGACCTCGAGTTCGCGCGGGCCGGGCTGCGCGGCACCCCGGTGGTCGAGCTCTGGTGTGAGGTTCCGGTCGAGATCGCCAGGCAGCGGTACGCGAACCGCGACCGGCCGCCGCACTACCAGGACGACCAGCGGCTGGCCGACTCGTGGCCGGAGTGGGCGAAGCGGGCCGAACCATTGGCGCTCGGGCCGGTGCTGCGCGTCGACACGTCGACCGACGTGGACTTCGCCGGGCTGCGAGGGCGGATCGAGTCAGTCGGGCCAGACCGGTGA
- a CDS encoding alpha/beta fold hydrolase — protein sequence MSTGTVTTQDGTKIFYKDWGSGQPVVFSHGWPLTADAWDDQMWYVVSNGFRAVAHDRRGHGRSSQPWEGNDLNTYADDLAAVIEALDLRDIVLVGHSTGGGEITRYMARHGTDRVAKAVLVGAIPPLMLQTDANPEGLPRSVFDDIRAGVERDRSQYWHDLSMPFYGANRDGSKVSQGLRDHFWLQGMTVGFKGAYDCIKAFSETDLTEDCKKIDVPTLIIHGDDDQIVPIVASANKSSKLIKNSEMKVYPGAPHGLTATHQDEFNGDLLAFLKA from the coding sequence ATGAGTACCGGAACGGTCACCACCCAAGACGGCACGAAGATCTTCTACAAGGATTGGGGAAGCGGACAGCCGGTAGTTTTCAGCCACGGCTGGCCCCTGACGGCGGACGCGTGGGACGACCAGATGTGGTACGTCGTCTCCAACGGATTCCGGGCAGTCGCCCACGATCGGCGCGGCCACGGCCGGTCGAGCCAGCCCTGGGAGGGCAACGACCTCAACACGTACGCCGACGACCTGGCCGCCGTGATCGAAGCCCTCGACCTGCGCGACATCGTGCTCGTCGGGCACTCGACCGGCGGCGGTGAGATCACCCGATACATGGCCCGGCACGGCACCGACCGTGTCGCCAAGGCGGTCCTGGTCGGCGCGATCCCGCCGCTGATGCTGCAGACCGACGCCAACCCGGAAGGTCTGCCGCGCAGCGTCTTCGACGACATCCGCGCCGGTGTGGAACGCGACCGGTCGCAGTACTGGCACGATTTGAGCATGCCGTTCTACGGCGCCAACCGGGACGGTTCGAAGGTGAGCCAGGGACTTCGGGATCACTTCTGGCTCCAGGGCATGACCGTCGGCTTCAAGGGCGCCTACGACTGCATCAAGGCGTTCTCCGAGACCGACCTGACCGAGGACTGCAAGAAGATCGACGTGCCGACGCTGATCATCCACGGCGACGACGACCAGATCGTGCCGATCGTCGCGTCGGCGAACAAGTCGTCGAAGCTCATCAAGAACAGCGAGATGAAGGTGTATCCGGGCGCGCCGCACGGGTTGACCGCGACGCACCAGGACGAGTTCAACGGCGACCTGCTGGCCTTCCTCAAGGCCTGA
- a CDS encoding LysR family transcriptional regulator gives MRVELRHLRAVCEIADAGSVTKAAARLGLATPALTTQLQRIERIFGGRLFDRDHTGVRPTELGELVLARARVLLPAAQGLEEEATRLAESLSQPAEPAAYRLGAVNGPLIGGLVARLSADQPAARITSHPSWSTVELQEMLLGDKLDFALVGMCGGALGESRAELSVRLSWELIADAPVFILLGADHPLAACDEVDLAQLADAFWAATPGDGCFADCFAAACARAGFTPRPIFETDVGGCIDLVRTGDAVALCQPTFRGSPGVAVVPLRSEGLRWRHLIGWRPGSAASAAADQVVGHARASYADAVARSSAYTRWLRGNPEPHAAR, from the coding sequence ATGCGGGTGGAACTCCGCCACCTCCGGGCGGTGTGCGAAATCGCCGACGCGGGCAGTGTCACCAAGGCCGCGGCCCGGTTGGGCCTGGCCACGCCCGCGTTGACCACGCAGCTGCAACGGATCGAGCGCATCTTCGGCGGCCGGTTGTTCGACCGGGACCACACCGGCGTACGCCCGACGGAGCTGGGCGAGCTGGTGTTGGCGCGGGCCCGGGTGCTGCTTCCGGCGGCGCAAGGGCTGGAGGAGGAGGCGACCCGCCTCGCCGAAAGCCTGTCGCAGCCGGCCGAACCGGCGGCGTACCGGCTCGGCGCGGTGAACGGACCGCTCATCGGCGGGCTCGTCGCCCGGCTCAGCGCCGACCAGCCGGCCGCACGGATCACCTCGCACCCGTCCTGGTCCACAGTAGAGCTGCAAGAGATGCTGCTCGGCGACAAACTGGACTTCGCTCTGGTCGGGATGTGCGGCGGCGCGCTCGGCGAGTCGCGGGCGGAGTTGAGCGTACGGCTGTCGTGGGAGTTGATCGCCGACGCGCCGGTGTTCATCCTGCTGGGTGCGGACCATCCGCTCGCCGCGTGCGACGAGGTCGACCTCGCCCAGCTCGCGGACGCCTTCTGGGCGGCCACGCCAGGCGACGGCTGCTTCGCCGACTGTTTCGCCGCGGCCTGCGCCCGCGCCGGGTTCACTCCCCGGCCGATCTTCGAGACCGACGTCGGCGGCTGCATCGACCTGGTGCGTACCGGGGACGCGGTCGCGTTGTGCCAGCCGACGTTCCGGGGGTCGCCCGGGGTCGCGGTGGTGCCGCTGCGCTCCGAAGGGCTGCGGTGGCGTCATCTGATCGGGTGGCGGCCGGGGTCGGCCGCCTCGGCCGCGGCCGATCAGGTCGTCGGCCACGCGCGGGCGTCGTACGCCGACGCGGTGGCCCGGAGCAGTGCGTACACCCGATGGCTGCGAGGGAACCCGGAGCCGCACGCCGCGCGATGA
- a CDS encoding TetR/AcrR family transcriptional regulator: MGRWEPDARGRLARAALELYAERGYEQTTVADIAQHAGVTERTFFRHFTDKREVLFDRSNTLQDAMVAAIAAAPASTPPVEIVVGALQTAGAMLEERHDWSRRRATVIAANPSLLERELLKLAALATAAGEALRGRGVREPRASLAAEMGVTAFKVGFERWVAEPPTQRMKLADCIGDALAEIRALTATR, encoded by the coding sequence ATGGGACGCTGGGAGCCGGACGCGCGGGGACGCCTCGCCCGGGCCGCGTTGGAGCTGTACGCCGAACGCGGCTACGAGCAGACGACGGTGGCCGACATCGCCCAGCACGCCGGCGTGACCGAACGCACCTTCTTCCGGCACTTCACCGACAAGCGGGAAGTGCTGTTCGACCGATCCAACACGTTGCAGGACGCCATGGTCGCCGCGATCGCGGCCGCCCCGGCGAGTACGCCGCCCGTCGAGATCGTCGTCGGGGCGCTACAGACGGCGGGAGCGATGCTGGAGGAGCGCCACGACTGGTCCCGGCGACGGGCGACGGTCATCGCGGCGAACCCCAGCCTGCTGGAGCGCGAGCTGCTGAAGCTGGCCGCCTTGGCCACCGCGGCCGGGGAGGCGCTGCGCGGCCGGGGCGTACGCGAACCACGGGCGAGCCTCGCGGCCGAGATGGGCGTGACCGCGTTCAAGGTCGGCTTCGAGCGCTGGGTCGCCGAGCCGCCGACCCAGCGCATGAAGCTGGCCGACTGCATCGGCGACGCCCTAGCCGAGATCCGGGCGCTGACAGCTACTCGATGA
- a CDS encoding alpha/beta hydrolase codes for MDLLPFMPRPTVTHPGIVVADPLGFRPLQLDLHIPAGEGPFPVVFWVHGGGWMSGSRVWLPDSITPFGFHQRLIDRGYAVADVDYRLGREAPFPAQLEDVQAAIRWVRGNAGRFGLDPGRFATLGESAGGQLAALAGLLGSGDTAVHAVVDWYGVSDFLALQGRDDPNDNVAMYLGGALRTVAEAAREASPTHRVHAGAPPFLAVHGTDDRIVPFAQSVGLADALRAVGVRCDVVPAEGGDHCFVGYADIGGLIDTSIDFLDDVLK; via the coding sequence ATGGATCTTCTGCCGTTCATGCCCCGACCTACGGTGACGCACCCGGGCATCGTTGTCGCCGACCCGCTCGGGTTCCGCCCGCTTCAGCTGGATCTGCACATTCCGGCGGGTGAGGGGCCCTTCCCGGTGGTGTTCTGGGTGCACGGGGGCGGGTGGATGTCCGGCAGCCGGGTCTGGCTGCCGGACTCGATCACTCCGTTCGGCTTCCATCAGCGCCTGATCGACCGGGGCTACGCCGTCGCCGACGTCGACTACCGGCTCGGCCGCGAGGCGCCGTTCCCAGCGCAGCTGGAGGACGTTCAGGCGGCCATCCGCTGGGTCCGGGGCAACGCCGGCCGCTTCGGGCTGGATCCGGGCCGGTTCGCCACGCTGGGCGAGTCCGCCGGAGGTCAGCTCGCCGCGCTGGCGGGCCTGCTGGGCAGCGGCGACACCGCCGTCCACGCGGTCGTCGACTGGTACGGCGTCTCCGATTTCCTCGCCTTGCAGGGACGTGACGATCCCAATGACAACGTGGCCATGTACCTCGGCGGAGCGCTGAGGACGGTGGCGGAGGCCGCCCGGGAGGCCAGCCCGACGCATCGGGTGCACGCGGGCGCGCCGCCGTTCCTGGCCGTGCACGGCACCGACGACCGGATCGTGCCGTTCGCGCAGTCCGTCGGGCTCGCCGACGCGCTTCGGGCGGTCGGCGTACGCTGCGACGTCGTCCCGGCCGAGGGCGGCGACCACTGCTTCGTCGGGTACGCCGACATCGGCGGCCTGATCGACACGAGCATCGATTTCCTCGACGACGTCCTGAAATGA
- a CDS encoding TetR/AcrR family transcriptional regulator, with product MATVTESTAVKESPARRRILDTATALFYGEGVHGVGVDRIIAEAGVAKATFYHHFPAKDDLVRSYLDEQYARQREAFTAVRARALTPQETITAIFDFMIKFGAEPGYRGCPFINVAAEYPDPRDPVRQIVEAQRVWTRATFRELLAAAGDPEPDRAAGVLMLLRDGVAVGSDLDDTEALRAVTRDAVARVLT from the coding sequence ATGGCAACAGTCACGGAGAGCACAGCGGTCAAGGAGAGCCCCGCCCGGCGGCGCATCCTCGACACCGCGACCGCGCTCTTCTACGGCGAGGGCGTGCACGGTGTCGGCGTCGACCGGATCATCGCCGAGGCCGGCGTGGCGAAGGCGACCTTCTACCACCACTTCCCGGCCAAGGACGACCTCGTCCGGTCCTATCTGGACGAGCAGTACGCCCGCCAGCGGGAGGCGTTCACCGCCGTCCGCGCCCGCGCGCTGACGCCGCAGGAGACGATCACCGCGATCTTCGATTTCATGATCAAGTTCGGTGCCGAACCCGGCTACCGCGGCTGCCCGTTCATCAACGTCGCCGCCGAGTACCCCGATCCCCGGGATCCCGTCCGCCAGATCGTCGAGGCCCAGCGCGTGTGGACGCGGGCGACCTTCCGGGAGCTGCTGGCCGCCGCGGGCGACCCGGAGCCGGATCGCGCGGCGGGCGTACTGATGCTGCTGCGCGACGGCGTCGCGGTCGGCAGCGACCTCGACGACACCGAGGCGTTGCGCGCCGTCACACGGGACGCCGTAGCCCGCGTACTGACCTAG
- a CDS encoding glycosyltransferase family 2 protein yields the protein MQVSPRVSAVIPTFGRPELVVRAVRSVLAQTMADLEVIVVVDGPDEATGQALTRLGDRRLRVIELPEKGGAQNARNTGVRAATAPWTAMLDDDDEWLPQKLAKQLAAAQATDAPRPIVASRLLNRTPRAEYAMPRRLRQPGEPWSEYFTVRRGLFHGEGFIQTSTIMAPTEVLRQVPFAPKVPRMQEMDWVLRALGTEGTELLYVEEPLVIWYQDENRPRITFEEKWQQSLDWLRRNESLVTKKAYAAIVMSVVSSMAAPTHSLKVFWLLLREAQRKGRPGFIDYVTFLQIWLIPPALRRTLRDKALSRTSSPQAELV from the coding sequence ATGCAGGTCAGTCCACGGGTGAGCGCGGTCATTCCCACCTTCGGCCGGCCCGAGCTGGTGGTACGCGCGGTGCGCAGCGTACTGGCGCAGACCATGGCCGACCTGGAGGTCATCGTGGTCGTCGACGGCCCGGACGAGGCGACCGGCCAGGCGCTGACCCGGCTCGGCGATCGCCGGTTGCGGGTGATCGAACTGCCGGAGAAGGGCGGCGCGCAGAACGCCCGCAACACCGGCGTACGCGCGGCGACGGCGCCCTGGACGGCCATGCTGGACGACGACGACGAGTGGCTGCCGCAGAAGCTGGCGAAGCAGCTCGCCGCGGCGCAGGCCACCGACGCTCCGCGCCCGATCGTGGCGAGCCGCCTGCTGAACCGCACCCCGCGCGCCGAGTACGCCATGCCGCGCCGGCTGCGCCAGCCAGGCGAGCCGTGGAGCGAGTACTTCACTGTCCGCCGGGGCCTGTTCCACGGTGAGGGGTTCATCCAGACCTCGACGATCATGGCCCCGACCGAGGTGCTGCGGCAGGTGCCGTTCGCCCCGAAGGTGCCCCGGATGCAGGAGATGGACTGGGTGCTGCGGGCGCTGGGCACTGAGGGCACCGAGCTGCTCTACGTCGAGGAGCCGCTGGTGATCTGGTACCAGGACGAGAACCGGCCGCGGATCACCTTCGAGGAGAAATGGCAGCAGTCGCTGGACTGGCTGCGGCGCAACGAGTCGCTGGTGACCAAGAAGGCGTACGCGGCGATCGTGATGAGCGTCGTCAGCTCGATGGCGGCGCCGACGCACAGCCTCAAGGTGTTCTGGCTGCTGCTGCGGGAAGCCCAGCGCAAGGGCCGGCCCGGGTTCATCGACTACGTGACCTTCCTGCAGATCTGGCTGATCCCGCCCGCCCTGCGGCGTACGCTGCGCGACAAGGCATTGTCCAGAACCTCCAGTCCCCAGGCAGAGTTGGTGTGA
- a CDS encoding organic hydroperoxide resistance protein, protein MSLYTAVATSAGRDTRAVTSDGRLDVKLALQKEFGGDGDGTNPEQLFAAGYAACFISALQAVARRRRIDASGSAATAEVGLHGEEDGSFRLSVVLRIELPDHLAGDPGRELVEAAHQVCPYSNATRGNIPVELVIE, encoded by the coding sequence ATGAGCCTGTACACCGCGGTCGCCACCTCGGCCGGTCGGGACACCCGTGCGGTGACCAGCGACGGCCGCCTCGACGTCAAGCTGGCCCTGCAGAAGGAGTTCGGCGGCGACGGCGACGGCACCAACCCCGAGCAGCTGTTCGCGGCGGGCTACGCGGCCTGCTTCATCTCCGCGCTCCAGGCCGTGGCCCGGCGGCGCCGGATCGACGCGAGCGGCAGCGCCGCCACCGCGGAAGTCGGCCTGCACGGCGAGGAGGACGGCAGCTTCCGGCTGTCCGTCGTGCTGCGGATCGAGCTGCCCGACCACCTCGCCGGCGACCCCGGCCGGGAACTGGTCGAAGCGGCCCACCAGGTGTGCCCGTATTCGAACGCGACCCGGGGCAACATCCCGGTGGAGCTGGTCATCGAGTAG
- the map gene encoding type I methionyl aminopeptidase, which produces MIRLKSPSEIATMREAGRVVARTLAAVAEAARAGVSLSELDELAADLISAAGADPSFLGYRPTWASTRYPGVLCLSVNDAIVHGIPDGRVLRDGDLLSIDCGAYVEGFHADAAITVGVGDLDDRARHLSETTRLALEEGIAAVAVGGRLSDISHAVETVARGAGYGVPPNMGGHGIGTKMHEDPHLANTGRPGRGVRLREGMVLAIEPMLIESGRDRARTARDGWTVLTGDGSRAAHWEHSVAVTGDGPVILTLP; this is translated from the coding sequence ATGATCCGGTTGAAGAGCCCGTCCGAGATCGCCACGATGCGGGAGGCCGGGCGTGTCGTCGCGCGTACGCTGGCCGCCGTCGCCGAGGCGGCCCGGGCGGGCGTCAGCCTGAGCGAACTCGACGAGCTGGCCGCTGACCTCATCAGCGCGGCGGGGGCCGACCCGTCGTTCCTCGGCTACCGGCCCACCTGGGCGTCGACGAGGTATCCCGGCGTGCTGTGCCTGTCGGTCAACGACGCCATCGTGCACGGCATCCCCGACGGCCGGGTGCTGCGCGACGGCGATCTGCTGTCGATCGACTGCGGGGCGTACGTCGAGGGATTTCACGCCGACGCCGCGATCACGGTGGGCGTCGGCGACCTCGACGACCGGGCCCGGCACCTCAGCGAGACCACCCGGCTGGCGCTGGAGGAGGGCATCGCGGCGGTCGCCGTCGGCGGGCGGCTCAGCGACATCTCGCATGCGGTCGAGACGGTGGCCCGCGGCGCGGGGTACGGCGTGCCGCCGAACATGGGTGGGCACGGCATCGGCACGAAGATGCACGAGGACCCGCACCTGGCCAACACCGGCCGGCCCGGACGCGGCGTACGCCTGCGGGAGGGCATGGTGCTGGCGATCGAGCCGATGCTGATCGAGAGCGGCCGCGACCGGGCTCGGACCGCCCGGGACGGCTGGACGGTCCTCACCGGCGACGGCAGCCGCGCGGCGCACTGGGAGCACTCGGTCGCGGTCACGGGCGACGGCCCGGTCATCCTCACCCTGCCGTGA
- a CDS encoding aminotransferase class IV, which yields MDLITVEVDGAAATPAQLETLAFAPFGHFTAMQVRDGRVRGLDLHLARLAQADDELFGAKVDGERVRALIRHALGDLADASVRVLNFGDQPGDPVTTVVTVRPPFIAPVTTSLLPVDYSRTVAHLKRTNDFGQAYWGRRAARAGFGDALLVTPGGAVAEAGIANVGFWDGAAIVWPEAPMLRGITLQVVQPRLALPQHHQVIRLAQLTDFPSAFVTNSRGIAAVTRIGDHEYAVDAELMRELHRAYESAPADLI from the coding sequence GTGGATCTGATCACCGTCGAGGTCGACGGCGCCGCCGCGACGCCCGCCCAGTTGGAGACGCTGGCGTTCGCCCCGTTCGGGCACTTCACCGCGATGCAGGTCCGCGACGGCCGGGTCCGCGGCCTCGACCTTCACCTGGCCCGGCTCGCCCAGGCCGACGACGAGCTGTTCGGCGCGAAGGTCGACGGCGAGCGCGTCCGGGCGCTCATCCGGCACGCGCTGGGCGATCTCGCCGACGCGTCGGTGCGCGTACTGAACTTCGGCGACCAGCCGGGCGATCCGGTCACCACGGTGGTCACGGTCCGCCCGCCGTTCATCGCCCCCGTGACGACCAGCCTGCTGCCCGTCGACTACTCGCGTACCGTGGCGCATCTCAAGCGCACCAACGACTTCGGGCAGGCGTACTGGGGACGGCGCGCGGCTCGCGCGGGCTTCGGCGACGCCCTGCTCGTCACCCCGGGCGGCGCGGTGGCCGAGGCCGGGATCGCCAACGTCGGCTTCTGGGACGGCGCGGCCATCGTCTGGCCCGAGGCCCCCATGCTCCGCGGGATCACCCTCCAGGTGGTTCAGCCGCGGCTCGCGCTCCCCCAGCATCATCAGGTGATACGCCTGGCGCAGCTCACCGATTTCCCCAGCGCGTTCGTCACCAACTCGCGCGGCATCGCGGCCGTGACGCGGATCGGCGACCACGAGTACGCGGTGGACGCCGAGCTGATGCGCGAGCTGCACCGGGCGTATGAGTCGGCGCCGGCCGACCTGATCTGA
- a CDS encoding adhesin, producing the protein MLAVTERAADAIRALTDAPQIPDGSGLRISSGEGAGTLQLSLVASPADGDQILSSGDALLFLDSDATLLLDEKMIDATMTDGGEIQFVLADQ; encoded by the coding sequence ATGCTTGCCGTAACCGAGCGCGCCGCGGACGCCATCCGCGCGCTGACCGACGCACCCCAGATCCCGGACGGGTCCGGGTTGCGTATCTCGTCCGGCGAAGGTGCGGGCACGCTGCAGCTCAGCCTCGTCGCCTCGCCCGCCGACGGAGATCAGATCCTGTCCAGCGGGGACGCCCTGCTGTTCCTGGACTCCGACGCCACCTTGCTGCTGGACGAGAAGATGATCGACGCCACGATGACCGACGGCGGCGAGATCCAGTTCGTCCTCGCCGACCAGTAA
- a CDS encoding SDR family oxidoreductase translates to MRVFVTGASGWIGSAVVPELLAAGHEVVGLARSDESARTLAEAGAQVRRGSLDDLDSLRTGAEEADGVIHLAFKHDFSDYAGAGRTERAAVETIGKELEGTDRPFLFASGVARLAAGRVATELDPSPFSGPDTPRGGGETLALAYADRGVRTVALRFPPTVHGDGDHGFTTTLVNIARQRGAAGHVGDGANRWPAVHRLDAATAVRLALDNAPAGSVVHAVAEEGIATRDIAEVIGRGLGLPVVSVAPEDAAEHFGWIAQFFALDAPTSSALTRERLGWTPTGPGLLADLPHYLR, encoded by the coding sequence ATGCGGGTATTCGTCACCGGAGCGTCCGGCTGGATCGGCTCAGCCGTCGTTCCCGAACTGCTGGCCGCCGGCCACGAGGTCGTCGGGCTCGCCCGGTCCGACGAGTCGGCCCGAACCCTGGCCGAGGCCGGCGCACAGGTGCGCCGGGGGAGCCTCGACGACCTGGACAGCCTGCGTACCGGGGCCGAGGAGGCTGACGGCGTCATCCACCTCGCGTTCAAGCACGACTTCAGCGACTACGCCGGAGCCGGGCGGACCGAACGCGCCGCCGTCGAGACCATCGGCAAGGAATTGGAAGGCACCGACCGGCCGTTCCTGTTCGCCTCCGGCGTGGCCCGCCTGGCCGCCGGCCGGGTCGCCACCGAACTCGACCCCAGCCCGTTCAGCGGTCCCGACACACCGCGCGGCGGCGGCGAGACCCTCGCCCTGGCGTACGCCGACCGGGGTGTTCGCACGGTCGCGCTGCGGTTCCCGCCGACGGTCCACGGCGACGGCGACCACGGCTTCACCACGACGTTGGTGAACATCGCCCGGCAGCGCGGAGCGGCCGGCCACGTCGGCGACGGCGCGAACCGGTGGCCCGCAGTGCATCGGCTCGACGCGGCCACAGCGGTCCGCCTCGCCCTGGACAACGCGCCCGCCGGAAGTGTCGTGCACGCCGTGGCGGAAGAAGGGATCGCGACCCGCGACATCGCCGAGGTCATCGGACGCGGACTCGGCCTGCCGGTCGTCTCGGTCGCACCGGAGGACGCGGCGGAGCACTTCGGCTGGATCGCCCAGTTCTTCGCCCTCGACGCGCCCACATCCAGCGCGCTGACCCGAGAGCGGCTCGGCTGGACGCCGACCGGGCCGGGGCTGCTGGCCGACCTCCCGCACTACCTCCGCTAG
- a CDS encoding anthrone oxygenase family protein produces MDFTTFVVILAGTLTALTGGLMFCFAVANNLALKLVDDRTYVTVVQKTNLRIVNPVFMPAFLGPVVLLPLATILAAGTDAFGWLLAASVAYIVGPFGVTVSQNIPLNKRLDAVDVRTASDADLATARGWFEQPWIARHTVRTVLGVVAIVLVLIGATRL; encoded by the coding sequence GTGGACTTCACGACGTTCGTAGTCATCCTCGCCGGGACGCTCACCGCGCTCACCGGTGGCCTCATGTTCTGCTTCGCCGTCGCGAACAACCTCGCGTTGAAGCTCGTCGACGACCGGACCTATGTGACGGTCGTGCAGAAGACGAACCTGCGAATCGTGAACCCGGTCTTCATGCCCGCCTTCCTCGGACCGGTCGTGCTGCTTCCGCTGGCCACGATCCTGGCCGCCGGGACGGACGCGTTCGGCTGGCTGCTCGCCGCGTCCGTCGCGTACATCGTGGGGCCGTTCGGCGTCACGGTCAGCCAGAACATCCCGCTGAACAAGCGCCTCGACGCGGTCGACGTACGCACGGCGTCCGATGCGGACCTGGCCACCGCCCGCGGCTGGTTCGAACAGCCGTGGATCGCGCGCCACACCGTGCGTACGGTGCTGGGCGTGGTCGCGATCGTCCTGGTCCTCATCGGCGCAACCCGGCTCTAG